The Nerophis ophidion isolate RoL-2023_Sa linkage group LG09, RoL_Noph_v1.0, whole genome shotgun sequence genome contains a region encoding:
- the LOC133558899 gene encoding cAMP-regulated phosphoprotein 19-like, producing the protein MDDKVVSTEKAKEAKIKVMHPNLGARPGGSDFLRKRIQKGLKFFDSGDYNMAKAKMKNKHLPSAPTEKAQITGGHIPTPQDLPQRKTSIATSKLAER; encoded by the coding sequence ATGGATGACAAAGTTGTCAGTACAGAGAAAGCAAAAGAAGCCAAGATAAAGGTCATGCATCCCAATCTTGGAGCTAGACCGGGAGGTTCAGATTTTCTGAGAAAACGAATTCAGAAAGGGCTAAAGTTTTTTGATTCTGGCGATTACAACATGGCCAAggccaaaatgaagaataaacACTTGCCATCAGCCCCAACAGAGAAGGCTCAGATCACAGGTGGTCACATCCCGACACCTCAGGACCTGCCTCAGAGAAAGACCTCTATTGCGACAAGCAAACTGGCTGAGAGATGA